A single Iodidimonas sp. SYSU 1G8 DNA region contains:
- a CDS encoding AcvB/VirJ family lysyl-phosphatidylglycerol hydrolase, protein MIRLLLVCLVLGWWSSAASAFDAGALGKPDIRLPDGPVSSTVFLISDADGWGWAERRLAFGLRAQGVAVVGIDLPDWIARIDAGGDRCAYVVWDIEALSHQIQRAAGAAHYRSPIVAGIGAGGVLAMAIRDQAPAATLGQILAVDPAPALPLTKPLCPPDPAQASMAGSGSFEVLRSGRVAATRTLDARLLGIAARAAADDSDAPSVIELPARPVFDTLAIVYSGDGGWRDLDRTIAGILQRRGVPTIGIDTLRYFWARKTPVQTAEDLSRLIATYGERWGTRHVLLVGYSFGADLLPATIAALPPMDREKIAQVSLLGLGRTASFEISVAGWVGSDNDGAPTLPDVRRMKMARVQCIFGAEDESACADLRKDGAEVIKTSGGHHFDGDYEALAEVILSGLKRRLGP, encoded by the coding sequence ATGATCCGCCTCCTACTGGTGTGCCTGGTGCTGGGGTGGTGGTCGAGCGCCGCCTCGGCATTCGACGCGGGCGCGCTGGGCAAGCCCGACATCCGCCTGCCGGATGGTCCTGTTTCGTCAACCGTGTTCCTCATCTCGGATGCCGATGGCTGGGGATGGGCCGAACGGCGCCTCGCGTTCGGGCTGCGAGCCCAAGGTGTCGCCGTGGTGGGTATTGACCTGCCCGACTGGATCGCCCGCATCGACGCTGGCGGTGACCGGTGCGCTTATGTCGTGTGGGATATCGAAGCGCTCAGCCACCAGATCCAGCGGGCGGCGGGAGCCGCCCACTACCGATCGCCCATCGTCGCTGGGATCGGCGCCGGCGGCGTCCTCGCCATGGCGATCAGGGATCAGGCGCCGGCCGCGACCCTTGGACAGATCCTCGCGGTCGATCCTGCTCCCGCGTTACCGTTGACCAAGCCCCTGTGTCCTCCCGATCCGGCACAGGCCTCCATGGCAGGCAGCGGCTCGTTTGAGGTGCTGCGCAGTGGCAGGGTGGCGGCGACCAGAACGCTCGATGCGCGGCTGCTCGGCATCGCTGCACGGGCCGCGGCGGATGACAGCGATGCCCCCTCCGTCATCGAGCTTCCGGCAAGACCGGTCTTCGACACTCTCGCCATTGTCTACTCGGGCGACGGCGGCTGGCGGGATCTGGACCGGACCATCGCCGGTATCCTGCAGCGGCGCGGCGTGCCTACCATCGGGATCGATACGCTCAGATACTTTTGGGCGCGCAAGACGCCGGTCCAGACGGCCGAAGATCTGTCCCGGCTGATCGCGACATATGGTGAGCGCTGGGGAACCCGGCATGTATTGCTCGTCGGCTATTCCTTCGGCGCCGACCTGCTGCCGGCCACGATCGCCGCGCTGCCGCCGATGGACCGGGAAAAAATCGCACAGGTCTCGCTGCTCGGACTAGGGCGAACCGCCAGTTTCGAAATATCCGTCGCGGGCTGGGTCGGCAGCGACAATGACGGTGCGCCAACCTTGCCTGACGTGCGGCGCATGAAGATGGCGCGGGTCCAGTGCATCTTCGGGGCGGAGGATGAATCGGCCTGCGCCGACCTTCGCAAGGACGGCGCCGAAGTCATCAAGACGTCCGGCGGACACCATTTCGACGGCGATTACGAGGCGCTCGCCGAGGTGATCCTGTCGGGTCTCAAGCGCCGGCTTGGTCCCTGA
- a CDS encoding carboxymuconolactone decarboxylase family protein translates to MAPFPKLTPDMLTEEQRALWDHVAGGPRKSMIESADDPLPGPYNAWLQIPSFGQIGARMGERLRFESVLDGKLRELAILATGAHWKAEYEFWAHARVARAAGLPEAIIEAVRTGAPPPYETTEQRMVHEAACAILRTGRLPDDLAEAITTALGRPALVELVALVGFYSLVSFTLNAFDVTLPEGTAPVWTD, encoded by the coding sequence ATGGCGCCTTTTCCGAAACTGACCCCGGACATGTTGACGGAGGAGCAGCGCGCCTTGTGGGACCACGTCGCCGGCGGACCGCGCAAGAGCATGATCGAGAGCGCGGACGATCCGCTGCCCGGTCCCTACAATGCCTGGTTGCAGATCCCGTCGTTCGGCCAGATCGGTGCGCGGATGGGCGAACGCCTGCGGTTCGAGTCGGTTCTCGACGGCAAGCTGCGCGAGCTGGCGATCCTGGCAACCGGCGCGCATTGGAAGGCGGAATATGAATTCTGGGCTCACGCCCGCGTCGCCCGCGCCGCGGGATTGCCCGAGGCGATCATCGAGGCGGTCCGGACCGGCGCGCCGCCTCCCTATGAAACGACGGAGCAGCGGATGGTGCATGAGGCGGCCTGCGCCATCCTGCGCACCGGCCGCCTGCCTGACGATCTGGCGGAGGCCATCACGACGGCGCTCGGGCGCCCGGCGCTGGTCGAACTGGTGGCTCTGGTGGGCTTCTATTCCCTGGTGTCCTTCACGCTCAACGCGTTCGACGTGACATTGCCCGAAGGCACCGCGCCCGTCTGGACAGACTGA
- a CDS encoding helix-turn-helix domain-containing protein, with translation MSKIEPAQCRAARGLLNWNQEDLARHAGVSRSTVREFEAGHHELHRATEAQLVRALEDAGVCLIVADDQGVGVRMARPA, from the coding sequence GTGTCCAAGATCGAGCCAGCGCAGTGCCGTGCCGCCCGTGGTCTGCTCAACTGGAACCAGGAGGACCTGGCGCGGCATGCCGGTGTCTCGCGCAGCACCGTCCGGGAGTTCGAAGCGGGCCACCATGAGTTGCACCGGGCAACCGAGGCGCAGCTCGTCCGCGCGCTGGAGGATGCGGGGGTGTGTCTGATCGTCGCGGATGACCAAGGGGTGGGGGTGCGGATGGCGCGCCCGGCCTAG
- the ybaL gene encoding YbaL family putative K(+) efflux transporter, translated as MPHETPLITMIVAGIGLAFIFGAIANRLRISPLVGYLLAGVLVGPGTPGFVADAALATELAEIGVILLMFGVGLHFSLRDLLTVKAIAIPGAIGQISLATVLGVALGWAMGWPIGAGLVFGLALSVASTVVLLRALQERRLIETERGRIAVGWLIVEDLAMVLALVLMPALASLLNAADGGAAPSLGFGDIAVTLAITLGKVAAFIAFMLVVGRRVIPWALHYMAHTGSRELFRLAVLAIALGVAYGAAELFGVSFALGAFFAGMILSESHLSHRAAEETLPLRDAFAVLFFVSVGMLFDPKIIIEHPLPLLATVFIILIGKSMAAYFIVRAFGHAKGTALTISASLAQIGEFSFILAALGVGLGLLPQEGQDLILAGAIISIFANPFFFTLLDHWEKKRKAPAGVAVETPEAEPLTTTSKVDHAVIIGFGRVGSLIGQTFQDRGQPVVVIEDNKGRLEHLHGRGIEAIAGNAASAEVLAAANLAEARWLFVAIPESFEAGQVVSQARAINPSLNIIARAHSDAELDYLAGHGATTVVMAERETARSMIAQALGQAAI; from the coding sequence ATGCCCCACGAGACACCGCTTATCACCATGATCGTAGCCGGCATCGGCCTGGCTTTCATCTTCGGCGCCATCGCCAATCGCCTGCGCATCTCGCCTCTCGTGGGATATCTACTCGCGGGCGTGCTGGTCGGACCCGGCACCCCCGGCTTCGTGGCGGACGCAGCCTTGGCGACGGAACTGGCGGAGATCGGCGTCATCCTGCTCATGTTCGGTGTCGGCCTGCACTTTTCCCTGCGCGATCTGCTCACGGTCAAGGCCATCGCCATCCCCGGCGCTATCGGACAAATCTCGCTGGCGACGGTCCTTGGCGTGGCGCTTGGCTGGGCCATGGGATGGCCGATCGGCGCGGGACTGGTCTTCGGCCTGGCGCTATCGGTCGCCAGTACCGTGGTGCTGCTGCGCGCGCTACAGGAGAGGCGGCTGATCGAGACCGAACGCGGACGCATCGCCGTCGGCTGGCTGATCGTCGAGGATCTGGCCATGGTGCTCGCGCTGGTACTGATGCCCGCGCTGGCCAGTCTGCTCAATGCCGCCGATGGCGGCGCAGCCCCGTCGCTGGGCTTCGGCGACATCGCCGTGACCTTGGCGATTACCTTGGGCAAGGTGGCGGCGTTCATCGCTTTCATGCTCGTGGTCGGCCGCCGGGTCATCCCCTGGGCGCTGCACTACATGGCGCACACCGGATCACGCGAGCTGTTCCGGCTCGCCGTGCTGGCGATCGCTCTGGGCGTGGCCTATGGCGCCGCCGAATTGTTCGGCGTCTCCTTCGCGCTCGGCGCGTTCTTCGCCGGCATGATCCTGAGCGAGTCCCATCTCAGCCACCGCGCCGCGGAAGAGACCCTGCCGCTGCGCGACGCCTTCGCCGTCCTGTTCTTCGTGTCGGTCGGCATGCTGTTCGATCCAAAGATCATCATCGAGCATCCGCTGCCGCTGCTGGCAACCGTCTTCATCATCCTGATCGGCAAGTCGATGGCCGCGTACTTCATCGTCCGCGCCTTCGGCCACGCCAAGGGAACCGCCCTCACCATTTCGGCCAGCCTGGCCCAGATTGGTGAATTCTCATTCATCCTGGCGGCGCTCGGTGTCGGTCTCGGGCTGTTGCCGCAGGAAGGACAGGACCTGATCCTGGCCGGCGCGATCATTTCCATCTTCGCCAATCCGTTCTTTTTCACCCTGCTCGACCACTGGGAGAAAAAGCGCAAGGCGCCGGCAGGCGTGGCGGTCGAAACGCCCGAGGCCGAACCCTTGACCACGACCTCGAAGGTGGATCACGCGGTGATCATCGGGTTTGGCCGGGTGGGAAGCCTGATTGGACAGACGTTCCAGGATCGTGGCCAGCCTGTCGTCGTCATCGAGGACAACAAGGGTCGCCTGGAACATCTCCACGGACGCGGCATCGAGGCCATTGCTGGCAACGCCGCCTCGGCCGAGGTTCTCGCCGCCGCCAATCTCGCCGAGGCGCGCTGGCTGTTCGTCGCCATTCCGGAATCGTTCGAGGCCGGCCAGGTCGTCTCGCAGGCGAGAGCGATCAATCCGTCGCTCAACATCATCGCCCGCGCGCATTCCGACGCCGAGCTGGATTATCTGGCCGGCCATGGCGCGACGACCGTGGTGATGGCGGAGCGGGAAACCGCGCGATCCATGATCGCCCAAGCGCTGGGGCAGGCGGCGATTTGA
- a CDS encoding MFS transporter: protein MIPAAADARTTRPLSRKDMKTLTLSALGGALEFYDFIIFVFFTAVISQLFFSPEQSSWAKEAQTYGLFAAAYLARPLGGIVMAHFGDLVGRKRMFTFSIFLMAVPTFAMGVLPTYADIGIWAPILMLLLRIVQGAAIGGEVPGAWVFVSEHVPDRHIGFACGTLTAGLTFGILLGSITATVINQVLPPAEVMEYGWRIAFILGGVFGLFGVYLRRYLSETPVFEEMRQHKALARELPVKTVIVGHPGSVVLSMLLTWMLTAAIVVVILMTPGILQNQYGFTPVMALEANIAAVVSLTFGCLIAGWAVDRYGPGLTFMVGSVLLAVTVHSFYTTIGEQPSLLLPLYAVTGLTVGIVGAVPFVMVRAFPAAVRFSGLSFSYNIAYAIFGGLTPVAVAALLKESTLAPAYYVMGTCVMGFVIGIYLKVTGFARRG, encoded by the coding sequence ATGATACCTGCCGCCGCCGATGCACGGACCACGCGTCCGCTGTCCCGCAAGGATATGAAGACCCTGACGCTGTCCGCCCTGGGCGGCGCGCTGGAATTCTACGACTTCATCATCTTCGTGTTCTTCACGGCGGTCATCAGCCAGCTGTTCTTCTCGCCCGAGCAATCGTCCTGGGCCAAGGAGGCGCAGACCTACGGCCTGTTCGCGGCGGCCTATCTGGCGCGGCCGCTGGGCGGCATCGTCATGGCGCATTTCGGCGATCTGGTCGGCCGCAAGCGCATGTTCACCTTCAGCATCTTCCTGATGGCCGTGCCGACCTTCGCCATGGGCGTTTTGCCGACCTACGCCGATATCGGCATCTGGGCGCCCATCCTGATGCTGCTGCTGCGCATCGTGCAGGGCGCGGCGATCGGCGGCGAGGTGCCCGGCGCCTGGGTCTTCGTGTCCGAGCATGTGCCGGACCGGCATATCGGCTTCGCCTGTGGCACGCTGACCGCCGGTTTGACCTTCGGAATCCTGCTCGGCTCGATCACGGCGACCGTCATCAACCAGGTGCTGCCGCCCGCCGAGGTGATGGAGTATGGCTGGAGGATCGCCTTCATTCTCGGCGGCGTCTTCGGACTGTTCGGCGTCTACCTGCGACGTTATCTCAGCGAAACCCCGGTCTTCGAGGAGATGCGCCAGCACAAGGCGCTGGCCCGCGAGCTTCCGGTCAAGACCGTGATCGTCGGCCACCCCGGCTCGGTCGTGCTGTCCATGCTGCTGACCTGGATGCTGACGGCGGCCATCGTGGTCGTGATCCTGATGACGCCCGGCATCCTGCAAAATCAGTACGGCTTCACCCCGGTCATGGCGCTCGAGGCGAATATCGCGGCGGTGGTGTCGCTGACTTTCGGCTGTCTCATCGCCGGCTGGGCGGTGGACCGCTACGGCCCGGGCCTGACGTTCATGGTCGGCAGTGTTCTGCTCGCCGTTACCGTGCATTCCTTCTACACCACGATCGGCGAGCAGCCGTCACTGCTGCTGCCGCTCTATGCGGTGACCGGCTTGACCGTCGGGATCGTCGGCGCGGTGCCGTTCGTCATGGTTCGCGCGTTTCCCGCCGCCGTGCGTTTTTCCGGCCTGTCGTTCTCCTACAACATCGCCTACGCGATCTTCGGCGGCCTGACGCCAGTCGCGGTCGCGGCGCTGCTCAAGGAAAGCACCCTCGCGCCGGCCTACTACGTGATGGGAACCTGCGTGATGGGCTTCGTCATCGGCATTTATCTCAAGGTGACGGGCTTCGCCCGCCGCGGTTGA
- a CDS encoding sensor domain-containing diguanylate cyclase yields MLTPPHPDNEEARQQSLDRMLLLSTPAEAQFDRVTRTAQRLFGTPMTSFTLVDGDRQWFKSPVGLDVRETGRDISFCGHVVASGHTMIVPNALDDPRFADNPLVTGDPNIRFYAGRPIHNSEGHCIGTLCIIDRTPRAFSEADRQSLDDLGAWLEAMLLNRDLGEAQSELIRELEATRREMLIDPLLWIWNRRGVEDLMQREIKRAARSREPVTVVAIDLDHFKGINDRFGHPAGDAVLKEATSRLREQLRPYDILGRWGGDELIVIAPGVPRGDLEEFGAKLCRSVVARGPLSFGALEIPFSITAGLAQAPVDTGTDFAARLLKAADQALYAAKENGRGTAAVWSGVT; encoded by the coding sequence ATGCTGACTCCCCCCCATCCAGACAATGAGGAAGCCCGTCAGCAATCCCTTGACCGCATGTTGCTGCTGTCGACGCCGGCGGAAGCGCAATTCGACCGTGTCACCCGCACGGCGCAGCGGCTGTTCGGCACGCCCATGACCTCATTCACCCTTGTCGACGGTGACCGGCAATGGTTCAAGTCTCCGGTCGGCCTGGACGTCAGGGAAACGGGACGGGACATCTCGTTTTGCGGTCATGTGGTCGCCAGCGGCCATACCATGATCGTTCCGAACGCGCTGGACGACCCACGCTTCGCCGATAATCCACTGGTGACCGGCGATCCGAACATCCGCTTCTATGCCGGCAGGCCGATCCATAACAGCGAAGGTCACTGCATCGGCACGCTCTGCATCATAGACCGCACGCCGAGAGCATTCTCGGAGGCCGACCGGCAATCCCTCGACGATCTGGGTGCCTGGCTCGAAGCCATGCTGCTGAACCGCGACCTGGGCGAGGCGCAGTCCGAGCTGATCCGGGAACTGGAGGCGACCCGTCGCGAGATGCTGATCGATCCGCTGCTCTGGATCTGGAACCGGCGTGGTGTCGAGGACCTGATGCAGCGGGAGATCAAGCGGGCGGCCCGCAGCCGCGAGCCGGTGACCGTCGTGGCGATCGATCTGGACCACTTCAAGGGAATCAACGATCGCTTCGGCCACCCCGCCGGCGATGCCGTGTTGAAGGAGGCGACAAGCCGCCTGCGCGAACAGCTACGTCCGTACGATATTCTCGGGCGCTGGGGCGGCGACGAACTCATCGTCATCGCCCCGGGCGTTCCGCGCGGCGACCTGGAAGAGTTCGGCGCCAAGCTGTGCCGTTCGGTCGTCGCGCGCGGCCCGCTGTCGTTCGGCGCCCTTGAAATTCCCTTCAGCATCACGGCAGGCCTGGCTCAGGCACCCGTCGACACCGGAACGGATTTTGCCGCGCGCCTGCTGAAAGCCGCCGATCAGGCGCTTTATGCCGCGAAAGAGAATGGCAGGGGCACCGCCGCCGTCTGGTCGGGCGTGACCTGA
- a CDS encoding MFS transporter, giving the protein MKIYYGWYVVAVAMLFQAVTFGLGSYSFTFWVESWTSEFSADRADVMVATTLFTVALGVMGPAAGWAFDRVSMRLLICCGGLVYALGLALISVSTALWQIIAIYAVLLGMGFTLAGSLAGQTLAAKWFRGKRGFAIGIVSIGSSIGGFLLPPMVAFLIGEYDWRTAQRILAVFTAAAIIPLAWLIIRNSPEAAGIDPDPESDISRQAVADGLHRSWTYPQIARERTFWLLIVAILPPALAFAGIMANLRPYTADIGITPQQSATLMSAIAISMFASKFGIGALADRVDLRFLYWAAALPMIAAMALMLGTPSYPLMLVMATMIGFTGGSHMALMGAIVGARFGPASFGKVIGLLLPFLTLSATGAVISAWIRDSTGSYDLAHEVYIGLALIAAAGVYFLPTAKKRT; this is encoded by the coding sequence ATGAAAATCTACTATGGTTGGTACGTGGTGGCGGTGGCCATGCTGTTTCAGGCCGTCACCTTCGGGCTGGGCAGCTACTCCTTCACCTTCTGGGTCGAGTCCTGGACCAGCGAATTCAGCGCCGACCGTGCCGACGTCATGGTCGCGACCACGCTGTTCACCGTCGCGCTGGGGGTGATGGGCCCCGCGGCCGGCTGGGCCTTCGACCGGGTGTCCATGCGTCTGCTGATCTGCTGCGGCGGCCTCGTCTATGCCCTGGGCCTGGCGCTGATCTCGGTCTCCACAGCCCTGTGGCAGATTATCGCGATTTATGCCGTGCTGCTCGGCATGGGCTTTACTCTGGCTGGCTCGCTGGCGGGCCAGACGCTGGCGGCCAAATGGTTTCGCGGCAAGCGCGGCTTCGCCATCGGCATCGTGTCGATCGGCAGTTCCATCGGTGGCTTCCTGCTGCCGCCCATGGTCGCCTTCCTGATCGGTGAGTATGACTGGCGCACGGCGCAGCGTATTCTCGCGGTCTTCACGGCGGCCGCCATCATTCCGCTGGCCTGGCTGATCATCCGCAACAGTCCCGAGGCGGCGGGCATCGACCCCGATCCGGAAAGCGATATCTCGCGCCAGGCCGTGGCCGACGGGCTGCACCGTAGCTGGACCTATCCCCAGATCGCGCGCGAGCGCACGTTCTGGCTGCTGATCGTCGCCATCCTGCCGCCGGCCCTCGCCTTCGCCGGCATCATGGCGAATCTTCGCCCCTATACGGCGGATATCGGGATCACGCCGCAGCAATCGGCGACGTTGATGTCCGCTATCGCCATTTCCATGTTCGCGTCGAAATTCGGCATCGGCGCACTCGCCGACCGGGTCGATCTGCGCTTTCTGTACTGGGCCGCCGCATTGCCCATGATCGCGGCCATGGCGTTGATGCTGGGCACGCCGAGCTACCCCCTGATGCTGGTGATGGCCACCATGATCGGCTTCACCGGCGGCTCGCACATGGCGCTGATGGGCGCCATCGTCGGCGCGCGCTTCGGGCCGGCTTCCTTCGGCAAGGTCATCGGCCTGCTGTTGCCCTTTCTGACCCTGAGCGCGACCGGCGCCGTCATCTCGGCCTGGATCCGGGACAGCACCGGATCCTATGACCTGGCGCATGAAGTCTATATCGGCCTTGCCCTGATCGCGGCGGCGGGTGTGTATTTCCTGCCGACCGCCAAAAAACGGACCTGA
- a CDS encoding LLM class F420-dependent oxidoreductase: MKFGIAPINKGVASPDDMIAHAKLAESAGVESVWTFEHVIIPLDYESRYPYNASGRMASEPETNYVDPLLALTAIAAETATLRLGTGVNILSQANPLLMAKQVASLDFISKGRFMLGAGIGWLQEEFAAMGTPFEKRGARFDDYIQAMRKVWSGEVVEHESEFLSWHNFKSYPVPVQTPLPVHIGGNKGKAFERVARYGNGWYSPSGSVAELSEHLALLRQACDDVGRDFSEIEITGVWIMRGGLDSIKRLQDIGVHRLTVPIFAIWPDEGADMIKKLGDEIISAL; the protein is encoded by the coding sequence ATGAAATTCGGTATCGCCCCGATCAACAAGGGCGTCGCGTCGCCCGACGACATGATCGCCCACGCCAAGCTTGCGGAATCCGCCGGCGTCGAGTCCGTATGGACCTTCGAGCACGTCATCATCCCGCTCGATTACGAGAGCCGCTATCCCTACAACGCCAGCGGCCGGATGGCCTCCGAGCCCGAAACGAATTATGTGGACCCGCTACTCGCGCTGACCGCTATCGCCGCCGAGACGGCAACACTGCGGCTGGGAACCGGCGTCAACATCCTGTCACAGGCCAATCCGCTGCTGATGGCCAAGCAGGTCGCAAGCCTGGATTTCATCTCAAAAGGCCGGTTCATGCTGGGCGCCGGAATTGGCTGGCTGCAGGAAGAATTCGCCGCCATGGGAACCCCGTTCGAGAAGCGCGGCGCCCGCTTCGACGATTACATCCAGGCCATGCGCAAGGTCTGGTCGGGCGAGGTCGTCGAGCACGAGAGCGAATTCCTGAGCTGGCACAACTTCAAGTCCTATCCGGTTCCAGTGCAGACGCCCCTGCCCGTGCATATCGGCGGCAACAAGGGCAAGGCGTTCGAGCGTGTCGCCCGTTATGGCAATGGCTGGTATTCACCCAGCGGCAGCGTCGCCGAACTGAGCGAGCATCTGGCGCTGCTTCGTCAGGCCTGCGACGACGTCGGCCGTGACTTCTCCGAGATCGAGATCACGGGCGTATGGATCATGCGCGGCGGTCTGGACAGCATCAAGCGGCTGCAGGACATCGGCGTTCACCGCTTGACGGTACCGATCTTCGCGATCTGGCCCGACGAGGGCGCCGACATGATCAAGAAGCTGGGCGACGAGATCATCTCGGCGCTCTGA
- the mprF gene encoding bifunctional lysylphosphatidylglycerol flippase/synthetase MprF, producing the protein MDDLTNVKADGALGRVLQWRPLLASAAVVLVAVLMAVAISHLVREVSYGEVVDALRATSAGQLAAAVLFTAASFMLLSLYDVSALAYVGRKLPYRVVGLAAFCAYAVSNTAGFGPLTGGAIRYRFFAPLGFEPEDIGRIVAFVTASFGIGLVAVTGLGLVAAAGDVAGYLGVPDSLLRIAGALVLAMIAGAVAVAARRRGAVTVGRTTLQLPRPGLMLRQLMVTLLDVSASAAVLWVLLPGSAIDLPGFIAIYAIAVGLGVLSHVPGGLGVFETVIVAAVGGNIPVHEVLGALVLYRAVYHGLPLLLAGLIVAAVELRRIAMGAAVTRAAAAVAPLAPPVLGALTLLLGVMLIFSGVTPALNSRLDVLAQHVPLPFIEGAHFLASVLGLGLMVASRGLAYRLDGAWWAACMMTGLAIVLSLVKAIAATEAGLLILLLAALLASRRQFDRPASLLHQALRPGWLAAVAVVLITATAILFFVYRDVEYGHDLWWQFEFSAEAPRSLRALVGAALVSGVLAGAALLRPARSANERPSQQDLDRAVAITARQSSVDADLVRMGDKSIMFSDVGDAFIMYARQGRSWIALFDPVGAPAAWPELVWRFVEAAQREGGRAVFYQVGPDALSLYVDAGLRAFKLGEDAQVALPGFDLKGASKASLRHALNRGIREGLEFAILSPDEVGGQMDRLQEISDSWLAHHKAREKRFSLGAFDRNYVGAQPVAVLRRDGAIVAFATILMTELREEVSIDLMRFGPAAPGGAMEYLFIRLMEHYRDAGYQWFNLGMAPLSGFSESPAAPAWHRIGAAIFEHGERFYNFRGLRAFKAKYQPVWRPRYMAVSGSPTLALADATILIGGGLKGVVGK; encoded by the coding sequence TTGGACGACCTGACCAACGTCAAAGCGGATGGGGCGCTCGGCAGGGTGCTGCAATGGCGCCCGCTGCTTGCGTCGGCCGCGGTCGTGCTCGTGGCTGTCCTGATGGCGGTTGCGATCTCGCATCTCGTGCGGGAGGTGTCCTATGGCGAGGTCGTCGATGCGCTCCGCGCGACCTCTGCCGGACAGCTGGCCGCCGCCGTTCTGTTCACGGCGGCCAGCTTCATGTTGCTCAGTCTCTACGATGTCTCCGCGCTGGCCTATGTGGGACGCAAGCTACCGTACCGGGTGGTCGGCCTCGCGGCGTTCTGTGCCTACGCGGTCTCCAACACGGCCGGTTTCGGCCCGTTGACGGGCGGTGCCATCCGTTACCGCTTTTTCGCTCCACTGGGCTTCGAGCCGGAGGATATCGGCCGCATCGTTGCGTTCGTCACCGCGTCCTTCGGCATCGGTCTTGTCGCTGTCACCGGTCTTGGCCTTGTCGCCGCGGCCGGCGATGTCGCTGGCTACCTGGGCGTGCCCGATTCTCTGCTCCGTATTGCCGGGGCGCTGGTGCTTGCGATGATCGCGGGGGCTGTCGCCGTCGCGGCCCGGCGCAGGGGTGCCGTCACGGTCGGGCGCACCACCCTGCAACTGCCGCGCCCCGGGCTCATGCTTCGGCAGCTCATGGTCACACTGCTGGATGTCTCGGCCTCGGCGGCGGTCCTCTGGGTGTTGCTGCCCGGTTCGGCTATCGACCTGCCCGGCTTCATCGCCATATACGCGATCGCTGTCGGGCTGGGGGTGCTCAGCCATGTGCCGGGCGGGCTCGGCGTATTCGAGACGGTCATCGTGGCGGCTGTCGGCGGCAATATTCCAGTCCATGAAGTCCTCGGTGCGCTCGTCCTTTACCGCGCCGTCTATCACGGGTTGCCGCTGCTGTTGGCGGGGTTGATCGTCGCCGCTGTCGAGCTCCGCCGCATTGCCATGGGCGCGGCGGTGACGCGGGCGGCGGCTGCCGTGGCGCCGCTCGCGCCGCCAGTGCTTGGAGCATTGACGTTGCTGCTCGGCGTCATGCTGATCTTCTCGGGGGTTACGCCGGCGCTGAATTCACGTCTCGACGTGCTGGCGCAGCATGTGCCGCTGCCCTTTATCGAAGGCGCCCATTTTCTGGCCAGTGTACTGGGGCTCGGCTTGATGGTGGCCTCGCGCGGCCTCGCCTACCGCCTGGACGGCGCATGGTGGGCCGCGTGCATGATGACCGGTCTCGCGATTGTCCTGTCGCTCGTGAAGGCCATCGCCGCGACGGAAGCCGGGTTGCTGATCTTGCTGCTCGCGGCGTTGTTGGCGAGCCGTCGTCAATTCGACCGTCCGGCCTCGCTGTTGCATCAGGCGCTGAGGCCCGGCTGGCTTGCGGCAGTGGCGGTGGTGTTGATCACCGCGACTGCGATCCTGTTCTTCGTCTATCGCGATGTGGAATACGGCCACGACCTCTGGTGGCAGTTCGAGTTTTCCGCCGAGGCGCCGCGCAGTCTCAGAGCGCTGGTGGGCGCAGCGCTGGTCTCCGGTGTGCTGGCCGGCGCGGCCCTGCTGCGTCCCGCGAGGAGTGCCAACGAGCGACCCTCGCAGCAAGACCTGGATCGGGCTGTCGCGATCACCGCACGTCAGTCCAGCGTTGATGCCGATCTCGTCCGCATGGGCGACAAGAGCATCATGTTCTCGGATGTTGGCGATGCCTTCATCATGTATGCGCGTCAGGGGCGCTCGTGGATCGCGCTTTTCGATCCGGTTGGGGCGCCCGCCGCGTGGCCTGAATTGGTCTGGCGCTTCGTCGAGGCTGCCCAGAGGGAGGGAGGCAGGGCAGTGTTCTATCAGGTGGGCCCTGACGCACTGTCGCTTTACGTGGACGCCGGCCTGCGCGCGTTCAAGCTGGGCGAGGACGCCCAAGTCGCCTTGCCCGGTTTCGATCTGAAGGGCGCGTCGAAAGCCAGTCTGCGGCACGCCCTGAACCGGGGCATCCGGGAGGGGCTTGAGTTCGCGATCCTCTCACCGGACGAGGTCGGCGGGCAGATGGATCGGCTGCAGGAAATTTCCGACAGTTGGCTGGCGCATCACAAGGCGCGGGAGAAGCGTTTCTCGCTGGGAGCATTCGACCGGAATTATGTGGGCGCTCAACCGGTGGCGGTGCTGAGGCGCGACGGCGCGATCGTCGCATTCGCGACCATCCTGATGACGGAGCTGCGAGAGGAAGTCTCTATCGACCTGATGCGCTTCGGGCCAGCCGCGCCGGGCGGCGCCATGGAATACCTCTTCATCCGCCTGATGGAGCACTATCGGGATGCAGGCTACCAATGGTTCAATCTGGGGATGGCGCCGTTGTCGGGCTTTTCAGAAAGTCCCGCCGCGCCTGCCTGGCACCGGATCGGCGCCGCCATCTTCGAGCATGGCGAGCGCTTCTATAATTTTCGGGGTCTTCGGGCTTTCAAGGCCAAGTATCAGCCGGTCTGGCGACCTCGTTACATGGCGGTCTCCGGCAGCCCGACGCTGGCCCTCGCCGATGCGACCATCCTCATCGGCGGTGGACTGAAAGGCGTGGTCGGGAAATGA